Proteins from one Pleuronectes platessa chromosome 16, fPlePla1.1, whole genome shotgun sequence genomic window:
- the hbae1.1 gene encoding hemoglobin, alpha embryonic 1.1 — protein MSSLTAKDKETVKAFWAKMASKAQDIGADALNRMLIVYPQTKTYFSHWKDLSPGSAQVLKHGKTVMGGVEYAVTQLDDLKAGLLSLSELHAFTLRVDPANFKILSHNILVVMAITFPEDFTPEVHVCMDKFLAALALALAEKYR, from the exons ATGTCCAGTCTCACTGCTAAGGACAAGGAAACAGTCAAGGCCTTCTGGGCCAAAATGGCTTCAAAGGCACAGGACATCGGTGCTGATGCTCTGAACAG GATGCTGATCGTGTACCCGCAGACCAAGACTTACTTCTCCCACTGGAAGGACCTGAGCCCCGGCTCTGCCCAGGTGCTGAAGCACGGAAAGACCGTCATGGGTGGAGTTGAGTATGCTGTGACCCAACTGGACGACCTGAAAGCAGGTCTTCTGAGCCTCAGTGAGCTGCACGCCTTCACTCTGAGAGTGGACCCTGCCAACTTCAAG ATCCTCTCCCACAACATCCTTGTGGTCATGGCCATCACGTTCCCAGAGGACTTCACCCCTGAGGTCCATGTGTGTATGGACAAGTTCCTGGCTGCTCTGGCTCTGGCCCTGGCTGAGAAATACAGATAG
- the LOC128458471 gene encoding hemoglobin subunit beta-like, with protein sequence MVEWTDFERATIKDIFSKIKYEEVGPAALSRCLVVYPWTQRYFGNFGNLYNAAAIMANPLVAKHGTTILHGLDQAMNNMDNIKETYAELSVLHSEKLHVDPDNFRLLADCLTIVLAARMGSDFSGEVQAAFQKFMSVVVSSLGRQYH encoded by the exons ATGGTTGAATGGACAGACTTTGAGCGCGCCACCATCAAGGACATCTTCTCCAAGATTAAATATGAAGAAGTgggccctgctgctctttccag GTGTCTGGTTGTCTACCCCTGGACTCAGAGgtattttggcaactttggaAACCTCTACAACGCCGCAGCCATTATGGCAAACCCATTGGTAGCCAAACATGGGACAACCATCCTGCACGGTCTGGACCAGGCAATGAATAACATGGACAACATCAAGGAAACCTATGCCGAGCTGAGCGTGCTGCACTCTGAGAAGCTGCACGTGGATCCTGACAACTTCAGG ctgctGGCCGACTGCCTGACCATCGTGCTCGCTGCTCGGATGGGTTCAGACTTCAGTGGTGAAGTGCAGGCAGCTTTCCAGAAGTTCATGTCCGTGGTGGTTTCCTCCCTGGGAAGACAGTACCACTAG
- the LOC128457954 gene encoding hemoglobin subunit beta-A has protein sequence MVEWTDSERSAIISLWGKIDVGEIGPQALTRLLIVYPWTQRHFSTFGDLSTTAAILGNDKVAKHGKIVMGGLERAVKNLDDIKGVYTALSTMHSEKLHVDPDNFRLLAECISVCVAAKFGPSVFTADVQEAWQKFLSVVVSGLGRQYH, from the exons ATGGTCGAGTGGACAGATAGTGAGCGCAGCGCCATCATTTCCCTTTGGGGGAAAATCGATGTGGGGGAGATTGGACCCCAGGCTCTGACCAG GCTTTTGATTGTGTACCcgtggacacagagacacttctCAACCTTTGGCGACCTGTCCACCACCGCCGCCATCCTGGGAAATGACAAAGTCGCCAAGCATGGCAAGATAGTGATGGGTGGGCTGGAAAGAGCTGTGAAGAACCTGGACGACATCAAGGGCGTCTACACTGCATTGAGCACGATGCACTCTGAGAAGCTTCACGTGGATCCTGATAACTTCAGG CTTCTTGCTgagtgcatcagtgtgtgtgtggctgccaaGTTCGGCCCCTCCGTCTTCACCGCTGATGTCCAGGAGGCCTGGCAGAAGTTCCTGTCTGTGGTGGTGTCCGGCCTGGGCAGACAGTACCACTGA
- the LOC128457955 gene encoding hemoglobin subunit alpha produces the protein MSLSAKDKSLVKGLWAKAEGRVVDIGGEALGRMLVSYPQTKTYFAEWGTDLNAQTPKVRHHGGVIMGAVGMGVKYIDNLTDAMSSLSELHAFTLRVDPSNFKILAHNIILVMAMYYPKDFTAEVHVSFDKFLSCLAWALSEKYR, from the exons ATGAGTCTCTCAGCGAAAGACAAGAGTCTGGTGAAAGGCCTGTGGGCCAAAGCTGAGGGGAGGGTCGTGGATATCGGTGGCGAGGCTCTGGGCAG GATGCTGGTTTCCTACCCTCAAACCAAGACCTACTTCGCAGAGTGGGGGACTGATCTGAATGCTCAAACCCCGAAGGTGAGGCATCACGGAGGAGTCATCATGGGAGCCGTGGGCATGGGCGTGAAATACATCGATAATCTCACCGATGCCATGAGCTCCCTCAGTGAGCTGCACGCCTTCACGCTCCGTGTGGATCCCTCCAACTTCAAG ATCCTGGCCCACAACATCATCCTGGTTATGGCCATGTACTACCCCAAAGACTTCACCGCAGAGGTCCATGTCTCCTTTGACAAGTTCCTGAGCTGCCTGGCCTGGGCTCTGTCCGAGAAGTACCGCTAA
- the LOC128458549 gene encoding hemoglobin embryonic subunit alpha, which produces MSSLTAKDKETVKAFWAKMASKAQDIGADALNRMLIVYPQTKTYFSHWKDLSPGSAQVLKHGKTVMGGVEYAVTQLDDLKAGLLSLSELHAFTLRVDPANFKILSHNILVVMAITFPEDFTPEVHVCMDKFLAALALALAEKYR; this is translated from the exons ATGTCCAGTCTCACTGCTAAGGACAAGGAAACAGTCAAGGCCTTCTGGGCCAAAATGGCTTCAAAGGCACAGGACATCGGTGCTGATGCTCTGAACAG GATGCTGATCGTGTACCCGCAGACCAAGACTTACTTCTCCCACTGGAAGGACCTGAGCCCCGGCTCTGCCCAGGTGCTGAAGCACGGAAAGACCGTCATGGGTGGAGTTGAGTATGCTGTGACCCAACTGGACGACCTGAAAGCAGGTCTTCTGAGCCTCAGTGAGCTGCACGCCTTCACCCTGAGAGTGGACCCTGCCAACTTCAAG atCCTCTCCCACAACATCCTTGTGGTCATGGCCATCACGTTCCCAGAGGACTTCACCCCTGAGGTCCATGTGTGTATGGACAAGTTCCTGGCTGCTCTGGCTCTGGCCCTGGCTGAGAAATACAGATAG
- the LOC128458462 gene encoding hemoglobin subunit beta-like, whose amino-acid sequence MVEWTDFERATIKDIFSKIKYEEVGPAALSRCLVVYPWTQRYFGNFGNLYNAAAIMANPLVAKHGTTILHGLDRAMNNMDNIKETYAELSVLHSEKLHVDPDNFRLLADCLTIVLAARMGSDFSGEVQAAFQKFMSVVVSSLGRQYH is encoded by the exons ATGGTTGAATGGACAGACTTTGAGCGCGCCACCATCAAGGACATCTTCTCCAAGATTAAATATGAAGAAGTgggccctgctgctctttccag GTGTCTGGTTGTCTACCCCTGGACTCAGAGgtattttggcaactttggaAACCTCTACAACGCCGCAGCCATTATGGCAAACCCATTGGTAGCCAAACATGGGACAACCATCCTGCACGGTCTGGACCGGGCAATGAATAACATGGACAACATCAAGGAAACCTATGCCGAGCTGAGCGTGCTGCACTCTGAGAAGCTGCACGTGGATCCTGACAACTTCAGG ctgctGGCCGACTGCCTGACCATCGTGCTCGCTGCTCGGATGGGTTCAGACTTCAGTGGTGAAGTGCAGGCAGCTTTCCAGAAGTTCATGTCCGTGGTAGTTTCCTCCCTGGGAAGACAGTACCACTAG